The nucleotide sequence CCTATCGGAGAGGTTACCCCACCTGATGGACCCGATCAGCCATGGAGGCAAGGCAGGACTGGCACACGTTCTTCCCCTTGAAGTTCTCCACATTGGCGGCGTTGCCACAGAAGACGCACGCCGGCTCGTACTTGCGGAGGATGATCTTGTCTCCGTCGACGTAGATCTCCAGTGAGTCCTTCTCCTCGATGTTCAACGTACGGCGGAGTTCAATCGGAATGACGACCCGGCCGAGTTCGTCGACCTTCCGGACAATACCCGTGGACTTCATCATATGGCACATTCCCTCCTTGCATCCGGGGGCTGCGATGGACTCTGTAGACCAGGATAACAGTAATGGTAGAAAAAGTCAAGGCACCACTTCAACGTTACTCTGCTCATATTTCGACCGCCACATGATTCAAGGCGGTCAGCTCCCTTATGACAACCATAACTGGATAATCGTCCTAAGTCAAGGGTCAATTGGGCATTTTCCCCAACTAGCCCCCGCGCGCGGAGGGGCGGAACCCTTGACAGCCTATTCGGAGTCGCCTATACTAGGGCCATTCAACGCGATGACGGAGATGAGTAGGGTCTGAGGTCCCCACAGCGAGCCGGGGCAGGTGGAAGCCGGCGGAGACCGAGATGGCCTGAACATGGCTCCTGAGCGGCCGGCTGAAGGTTCCGCGCGAACTGCGTAAGCCAGGACGGGAGGCTCCCGTTACCGGGCCAGGATATCGGCCATCGGCCTGTATCCGTACGAGGCCCGACCGCGGTCGGGCGAACAAGGGTGGTACCACGGGGTGTACGCCTCGTCCCTTCATGTGGGGGACGAGGCTTTCTGTTTTACAGGGGCAGCCTGAGGAGGAGGTTTTCGGACATGACCAAGTTCTACATCACGACGCCCATCTACTATCCCAGCAGCAAGCTGCACATCGGTCACTCCTACACGACCGTAGCGGCGGACGCGCTGGCGCGCTACCACCGCCGGCTGGGGCACGAGACCTACTTCCTGACCGGCACGGACGAGCACGGCCAGAAGATCGAGCGGGCGGCCATCGCCGAGGGCAAGACGCCGATCCAGTTCGTCGACGAGATCGTCGCCGGCATCAAGGAGCTCTGGTCGGCGCTGCACATCTCGTACGACGACTTCATCCGCACCACGGAGCCGCGCCACAAGCGGGTGGTGCAGAAGATCTTCAGGCAGCTCTACGACCAGGGCGACATCTACAAGTCGTCCTACGAGGGCTGGTACTGCACCCCCTGCGAGACCTTCTGGATCGAGGGCAAGCTGAAGGAGGGCAACCTCTGCCCCGACTGCGGCCGCCCGGTGGAGTGGACCAAGGAGGAGAGCTACTTCTTCCGCCTCTCCAAGTATGCCGACCGGCTGCTTCAGCACATCGAGGAGACCGACTTCATCCAGCCCGCCTCCCGGAAGAACGAGATGGTCTCCTTCATCAAGCAGGGCCTGGAGGACCTGTGCGTCTCCCGCTCGACGGTGCGCTGGGGCATCCCCGTGCCCATCGATGAGCGGCAGACGATCTATGTGTGGATCGACGCGCTTTCCAACTATATCACCGCCCTGGGCTGGGGGACCGAGAACGACGAGCTGTACCGGAAGTTCTGGCCCGCAGACGTCCACCTGGTGGGCAAGGAGATCGTGCGGTTCCACACCATCATCTGGCCCTGCATCCTGATGGCGCTGGGCCTGCCCCTGCCCAAGAAGGTCTTCGGCCACGGCTGGCTGCTGTTCGGCACCCAGGCGGAGAAGATGTCCAAGTCCAAGGGCAACGTCGTCGACCCGTTCGTCCTCATCGAGAAGTACGGCCTGGACGCCGTCCGGTACTACCTTCTGCGGGAGGTCCCGTTCGGCTCCGACGGCACCTACACCGAGGACGCCTTCATCCTGCGCACCAACACCGACCTGGCCAACGACCTGGGGAACCTGCTCTCCCGCACCACCCAGATGATTAACAAATTCGCCGGCGGCCAGGTGCCCGAGCCCGACCCCGCCACGGACGATCGGGTGCTCGCGGCCCTGGCGGAGCAGGTGGTCCGGGAGTACCAGGAGGCGATGGACCGGCTGGAGCTCTCCACGGCGCTGGCCGCCCTGTGGAAGCTGGTGGACCGGGCGAACAAGTATATCGACGAGCAGGCGCCCTGGGCCCTGGCCCGTGATGCGGCGAAGGCGGGGCAGCTGCGCAGCGTGCTCTACAGCCTTGCCGAGTCGCTGCGCATCCTGGCGGTGGCGCTCACCCCGTTCCTGATCCACACGCCGGAGCGCATCTGGGAGCAGCTGGGCCTGGATCCTGCGCAGGTGCGCACGCTGCCCTGGGAGGAGGCGATCGCCTGGGGCGGGCTGCAGCCCGGCACCACGATCCGCCGGGGCAACCCGCTGTTCCCCCGCATCGAGACCGCGAAGGAGGAGACGAGGGTGGAGCCGGTCACGGAGACAGCGCAGGCTGCGGCGCCTGCGGCACCGGCCGCGGAGCCCGTGGAGGGCGTGGCCCAGATCGAGTACGACGACTTTGCCAAGGTGGACCTGCGGGTCGCCGAGATCGTCGAAGCGGAGCGGGTTCCCAAGGCTGACCGGCTGCTCCGGCTGCAGCTCTCCGTGGGCGGGGAGCGCCGTCAGATCGTTTCGGGTATCGCGCAGTACTACGCGCCGGAGGAGCTGATCGGGAAGCGGATCATCCTGGTCAGCAACCTCAAGCCGAAGAAACTGCGGGGGATCGAGTCCCACGGCATGCTGCTGGCCGCTACCGCGGAGGACGGCAGCCTCAGCCTGGTCACCCTCGACAAGCCGAACTTCCCGACCGGCATGCGCGTCAAGTAGTCTGAGCCGCATCTCCCCGGGTGCCTGACAGGCGCCCGGGGAGACGAGCGATGAGGGGGCAGTATCCATGCTGTTCAACACGCATTCACACGTGGACACGGGGCGGCAGTTCGCGGCCGACCGGGACGAGGTGGTGGAGAGGGCCCGTCAGATGGGCGTGAGCCAGCTGATGGTGATCGGCTTCGAAAAGGCGCTGCTGCCGGTGACCCTGGCGTTCGTCGAGCGGTACGACTGGGCCTGGGCGGCGGTCGGCATCCACCCGACCAGCGCGCTGGAGTGGGACCGCGACGCCGAGCGCATGCTCAGGGAGGCGGCCCGCCACCCGAAGGTGAAGGCGATCGGCGAGGTGGGGCTCGACTACTACTGGAAGGACAGCGCACCCTTCGAACTGCAGCGGGACGTGTTCCGGCAGCAGATCCGCCTGGCCCGGGACCTGGGGCTGCCGCTGGTGATCCACAACCGGGATGCCCACGAAGACGTGGTCCGCATCCTGGAGGAGGAGGGC is from Symbiobacterium terraclitae and encodes:
- a CDS encoding AbrB/MazE/SpoVT family DNA-binding domain-containing protein is translated as MKSTGIVRKVDELGRVVIPIELRRTLNIEEKDSLEIYVDGDKIILRKYEPACVFCGNAANVENFKGKNVCQSCLASMADRVHQVG
- the metG gene encoding methionine--tRNA ligase produces the protein MTKFYITTPIYYPSSKLHIGHSYTTVAADALARYHRRLGHETYFLTGTDEHGQKIERAAIAEGKTPIQFVDEIVAGIKELWSALHISYDDFIRTTEPRHKRVVQKIFRQLYDQGDIYKSSYEGWYCTPCETFWIEGKLKEGNLCPDCGRPVEWTKEESYFFRLSKYADRLLQHIEETDFIQPASRKNEMVSFIKQGLEDLCVSRSTVRWGIPVPIDERQTIYVWIDALSNYITALGWGTENDELYRKFWPADVHLVGKEIVRFHTIIWPCILMALGLPLPKKVFGHGWLLFGTQAEKMSKSKGNVVDPFVLIEKYGLDAVRYYLLREVPFGSDGTYTEDAFILRTNTDLANDLGNLLSRTTQMINKFAGGQVPEPDPATDDRVLAALAEQVVREYQEAMDRLELSTALAALWKLVDRANKYIDEQAPWALARDAAKAGQLRSVLYSLAESLRILAVALTPFLIHTPERIWEQLGLDPAQVRTLPWEEAIAWGGLQPGTTIRRGNPLFPRIETAKEETRVEPVTETAQAAAPAAPAAEPVEGVAQIEYDDFAKVDLRVAEIVEAERVPKADRLLRLQLSVGGERRQIVSGIAQYYAPEELIGKRIILVSNLKPKKLRGIESHGMLLAATAEDGSLSLVTLDKPNFPTGMRVK
- a CDS encoding TatD family hydrolase, which translates into the protein MLFNTHSHVDTGRQFAADRDEVVERARQMGVSQLMVIGFEKALLPVTLAFVERYDWAWAAVGIHPTSALEWDRDAERMLREAARHPKVKAIGEVGLDYYWKDSAPFELQRDVFRQQIRLARDLGLPLVIHNRDAHEDVVRILEEEGAGEVGGIMHCFSGDWAIAERCLAMNFYIGIGGTVTYKNNPTGRDVAQRLPLDRIVLETDDPYLAPMPHRGKRNEPGYVRIVAEFLAELRGTTLEAIAEATSANARRVLRIADPAGES